From a single Capsicum annuum cultivar UCD-10X-F1 chromosome 12, UCD10Xv1.1, whole genome shotgun sequence genomic region:
- the LOC124889652 gene encoding uncharacterized protein LOC124889652 — protein sequence MRQEQLNQTAFVKPSNQTKLEYKIHLQASIDVVRLLLNQGLAFRGHREDASSLNKEDLNGDYFTLLVDESCGVSHKEQITIVLRYVDGGRSIVERFQGIVYVHNTSALCLNEAVVNYLTHLSLSCIRGQCYDGARNMQWHLSGLKALI from the exons ATGCGACAAGAACAATTAAATCAAACCGCATTTGTGAAGCCATCCAATCAAACCAAACTTGAATACAAAATTCATTTACAAGCTTCTATTGATGTGGTGAGACTTCTTTTGAATCAAGGATTGGCATTCCGTGGACATCGTGAAGATGCATCATCATTGAATAAGG AGGATCTAAATGGTGATTATTTCACATTGCTAGTAGATGAATCCTGTGGTGTGTCACATAAGGAGCAAATAACAATTGTTTTGCGATATGTTGATGGTGGGAGATCTATTGTGGAACGATTTCAAGGGATTGTCTATGTTCATAATACCAGTGCGTTATGTTTAAATGAAGCAGTCGTTAACTATCTTACTCATTTGAGTTTATCTTGTATACGAGGGCAATGCTATGATGGAGCAAGGAATATGCAATGGCATCTAAGTGGCCTTAAAGCTTTGATTTAG
- the LOC107849093 gene encoding uncharacterized protein LOC107849093, whose amino-acid sequence MDELRQAQEEKFQEALDMGEIETCKGLNQEFGLARVGNTRWDLHYKSFKNFISMFGCITDVLDTIIVGSESVEEKARATGYLRTYQMFEVVFIFHLMRDILAITNELIESLQKKEQDIANIVLLVKVVKNDCKIYGMKDRIHLSKMCLHFVSELNDRFNEVRTDLLIGVACLNPVDSFSNFDINKILRMTELYPDDFGKNIIVTLKNQLETYIFDVRDVDESLHCSCRLPLLQLKEPFRQ is encoded by the exons ATGGATGAACTTCGACAAGCTCAAGAAGAAAAATTTCAAGAAGCGCTAGATATGGGCGAGATTGAAACTTGTAAGGGCTTGAATCAAGAATTTGGTCTTGCTAGAGTTGGTAATACTCGTTGGGATTTACACTATAAATCGTTTAAGAACTTTATTAGTATGTTTGGTTGTATTACTGATGTCCTTGATACTATTATTGTTGGTTCTGAATCTGTTGAAGAAAAAGCTAGGGCAACAGGATATCTCAGAACTTATCAAATGTTTGAGGTTGTTTTCATATTTCACTTAATGAGAGATATTTTAGCAATCACAAATGAGCTTATTGAATCCTTACAGAAGAAAGAACAAGATATTGCAAATATTGTTCTACTTGTTAAAGTGGTGAAAAATGATTGCAAGATTTACGGGATGAAGGATAGGATCCACTTATCAAAAATGTGTCTGCATTTTGTGTCAG AACTCAATGATCGTTTTAATGAGGTGAGAACAGATTTGCTTATTGGGGTTGCTTGCTTGAATCCTGTTGACTCGTTTTCTAATTTTGACATAAACAAAATATTGAGAATGACTGAATTATATCCTGATGACTTTGGTAAAAATATAATAGTTACTCTCAAGAATCAGCTAGAGACTTATATTTTTGATGTTCGTGATGTTGATGAAAG TTTGCATTGCTCCTGCCGGTTACCACTGCTACAGTTGAAAGAGCCTTTTCGGCAATGA
- the LOC107851337 gene encoding probable phospholipid-transporting ATPase 7 gives MARGRIRAKIRRSSLHTFACYRSRTREDGPHQLGPGYSREVHCNEPEIHEKKPLKYCSNYISTTKYNIITFLPKALFEQFRRVANLYFLMAAIVSATTNLSPFSGFSMIAPLVFVVGLSMAKEALEDSRRFVQDMKVNHRKVGVHKEDGVFGSKSWMKIQVGDIIKVEKDKFFPADLLLLSSSYEDGICYVETMNLDGETNLKVKRALEVTLPLEDDEAFKQFSATIKCEDPNPNLYTFVGNLEYDRQVYPLDPSQILLRDSKLRNTAYVYGVAIFTGHDSKVMQNSTNSPSKRSRIELQMDKIIYLLFIVLLFISFASSIGFAVDAKLELPNWWYLQPMNKVNNVVDPNKPEKSSILHLVTALILYGYLIPISLYVSIEVVKVLQALFINQDISMYDDESGTPAQARTSNLNEELGQIDTILSDKTGTLTCNQMDFLKCSIAGTAYGMRASDVELAAAKQMAEDLGGHDLEMPRPENENDFHGSEIELESVITSQDDFKPAIKGFSFEDDRLMNGNWLKEPNADVILLFFRILSVCHSAIPELNEETGNFQYEAESPDEGAFLVAAREFGFEFCTRTQSSIFVRERYPSFQEPIEREFKVLNLLEFTSKRKRMSVIVRDASGQLLLLCKGADSIIYDRLSKNGRKFEEAMTKHLNEYGEAGLRTLVLAYKKLDEAEYSAWNEEFTKAKSTIGGDRDAMLEKVSDTMERDLILVGATAVEDKLQKGVPQCIDKLAQAGLKIWVLTGDKMETAINIGYACSLLRQGMKQICITTMNPDSVAQESKQAMKENVLKQITNGSQMIECEKDPHAAFALIIDGKTLAYALENDMKHQFLSLAVNCSSVICCRVSPKQKALVTRLVKVGTGKITLGIGDGANDVGMIQEADIGVGISGAEGMQAVMASDFSIAQFRYLERLLVVHGHWCYKRIAQMICYFFYKNICFGLTLFYFEAFAGFSGQSVYDDSYMMLFNVILTSLPVIALGVFEQDVPSDVCLKFPALYQQGTKNLFFDWYRILGWLGNGIYTSLIIFFLNIIIFYDQAFQSGGQTADLTALGTTMFTCVIWAVNCQIALTMSHFTWIQHILIWGSIATWYIVLLIYGRIAPIYSKYAFRILEEALAPAPIYWCTTLLVTLMCILPYFAHIAYQRSLSPMDHHIIQEIKYYRKDEKDRHMWKREGSKARQKTKIGFTARVDAKIRQLKGRLHKKKV, from the exons ATGGCGCGAGGCAGGATAAGGGCGAAAATACGAAGGAGCAGTTTGCATACATTTGCTTGTTATCGGTCCCGTACCAGGGAAGATGGCCCTCATCAATTAGGCCCTGGATATTCACGAGAAGTACATTGTAATGAGCCTGAAATCCATGAAAAGAAACCTCTCAAGTATTGCAGCAATTACATATCCACAACAAAGTATAATATCATCACATTCTTGCCAAAGGCGTTATTCGAGCAGTTTAGGCGTGTTGCTAACTTGTATTTTCTCATGGCTGCAATTGTGTCAGCTACGACAAACCTTTCACCATTCTCAGGTTTCAGTATGATAGCTCCTTTGGTCTTTGTGGTTGGATTGAGTATGGCGAAGGAAGCTTTAGAAGACTCGCGGAGGTTTGTACAAGATATGAAAGTCAATCATAGGAAAGTTGGTGTCCACAAGGAAGATGGTGTGTTTGGTTCTAAGTCATGGATGAAGATTCAGGTTGGGGACATAATTAAAGTGGAAAAGGATAAGTTTTTCCCGGCTGATTTACTTCTTTTGTCTTCTAGTTATGAAGATGGAATCTGTTATGTGGAAACTATGAATTTGGATGGAGAAACAAACTTGAAGGTAAAACGTGCTTTGGAAGTTACTCTACCTTTGGAGGATGATGAGGCTTTCAAGCAATTCAGTGCAACCATAAAATGTGAAGATCCTAATCCTAACCTTTACACTTTCGTGGGAAATCTTGAATATGATCGTCAGGTTTATCCTCTCGATCCTAGTCAGATTCTCCTTAGGGATTCAAAGCTTAGGAATACAGCTTATGTCTATGGAGTTGCTATATTTACTGGTCATGATAGCAAAGTTATGCAGAATTCTACAAATTCTCCTTCTAAAAGGAGTAGGATTGAACTGCAGATGGACAAGATCATTTACCTTCTTTTCATTGTCCTACTTTTTATCTCATTTGCTAGTTCAATTGGTTTTGCCGTAGATGCAAAACTCGAATTGCCAAACTGGTGGTATTTGCAACCTATGAACAAAGTGAATAATGTGGTTGATCCAAATAAGCCTGAGAAGTCAAGCATTTTGCATCTGGTCACTGCACTTATATTATATGGATATCTAATTCCTATATCTCTCTATGTCTCCATTGAAGTTGTGAAGGTCCTACAGGCATTGTTCATAAACCAGGATATCAGTATGTACGATGATGAGTCCGGAACTCCTGCTCAGGCACGAACATCAAACTTAAATGAGGAGTTGGGGCAGATTGATACCATCCTCTCAGACAAAACTGGTACTTTGACATGCAACCAAATGGATTTCTTAAAATGTTCGATTGCTGGTACTGCATATGGAATGCGTGCTAGTGATGTAGAACTTGCAGCTGCAAAGCAGATGGCTGAGGACCTTGGTGGGCATGATCTTGAAATGCCGAGACCTGAAAATGAGAATGATTTTCATGGATCAGAAATTGAATTAGAGTCTGTCATCACTTCTCAAGACGATTTTAAACCTGCAATTAAGGGTTTCAGCTTTGAAGATGATCGCCTTATGAATGGAAATTGGCTGAAAGAGCCAAATGCAGATGTCATCTTGTTATTTTTTAGGATACTTTCAGTTTGTCATTCTGCTATTCCTGAGCTAAACGAGGAGACTGGAAACTTCCAATATGAAGCAGAGTCACCAGATGAAGGAGCATTTCTTGTTGCAGCAAGGGAATTTGGCTTCGAGTTTTGTACAAGAACTCAATCAAGCATTTTTGTACGGGAGAGATATCCTTCTTTTCAAGAGCCAATTGAACG GGAGTTCAAAGTTCTCAATCTATTAGAGTTCACCAGCAAGCGCAAGAGAATGTCTGTTATAGTTCGGGATGCGAGTGGCCAGCTTCTTCTCTTGTGTAAAGGAGCAGACAG CATCATCTATGATAGACTATCAAAGAATGGACGGAAGTTTGAGGAAGCTATGACAAAGCATTTAAATGAATATGGGGAAGCAGGGTTGCGTACACTTGTGCTTGCCTACAAAAAGCTTGACGAGGCAGAGTATTCAGCCTGGAATGAAGAGTTTACGAAAGCAAAATCTACCATTGGCGGTGATAGAGATGCCATGCTTGAAAAAGTATCTGATACTATGGAACGGGACTTGATCCTTGTTGGTGCAACTGCTGTGGAGGATAAACTACAGAAGGGA GTTCCTCAGTGCATAGACAAACTGGCGCAAGCTGGTCTCAAGATCTGGGTACTGACAGGTGATAAGATGGAAACAGCCATCAATATTGG CTATGCCTGTAGTTTGCTTCGACAAGGAATGAAACAAATATGCATAACGACAATGAATCCAGACTCAGTGGCCCAAGAATCTAAACAG GCTATGAAGGAGAACGTGTTGAAGCAAATCACAAATGGTTCTCAAATGATTGAATGTGAAAAGGATCCTCATGCTGCATTTGCCTTGATTATTGATGGGAAAACTCTAGCTTATGCTTTGGAGAATGATATGAAGCATCAATTTTTGAGTTTAGCAGTTAATTGTTCTTCTGTCATCTGCTGTCGTGTATCTCCTAAGCAGAAGGCCTTG GTTACTAGGTTAGTAAAGGTGGGAACTGGAAAGATCACCTTAGGAATTGGTGATGGTGCAAATGATGTTGGGATGATTCAAGAAGCGGACATCGGTGTTGGTATCAGTGGTGCAGAAGGAATGCAG GCTGTGATGGCAAGTGACTTTTCTATCGCTCAATTCCGGTACCTGGAGAGACTTCTTGTGGTACATGGGCATTGGTGCTACAAACGAATAGCTCAGATG ATATGTTATTTCTTCTACAAAAACATCTGTTTTGGCCTTACACTCTTTTACTTTGAGGCATTTGCTGGCTTTTCGGGGCAGTCTGTCTATGATGATTCATATATGATGCTGTTCAACGTCATTCTTACGTCATTACCTGTAATTGCACTTGGAGTATTCGAGCAGGATGTGCCTTCTGATGTTTGCTTAAAG TTTCCAGCACTGTACCAACAAGGGACCAAAAACTTGTTCTTTGACTGGTATAGAATACTCGGGTGGCTTGGCAATGGTATCTACACGTCCCTCATTATTTTCTTCCTCAACATTATCATCTTTTACGATCAAGCCTTCCAATCTGGAGGCCAGACTGCTGACTTGACTGCTCTGGGTACTACAATGTTTACCTGTGTCATATGGGCTGTCAACTGCCAGATTGCGCTTACGATGAGCCATTTCACATGGATACAACATATTCTTATTTGGGGAAGCATTGCTACTTGGTACATAGTTCTCTTGATATACGGCAGGATTGCACCAATCTATTCTAAGTACGCCTTCCGAATACTGGAGGAAGCTCTAGCTCCTGCTCCAATCTATTGGTGTACCACTCTTTTAGTAACTTTGATGTGCATTCTGCCATACTTTGCGCACATAGCATATCAAAGATCACTTAGTCCGATGGATCATCACATCATTCAAGAAATCAAATATTATAGGAAAGACGAGAAAGATCGTCATATGTGGAAGAGAGAGGGATCTAAAGCAAGGCAAAAGACCAAGATTGGGTTCACAGCCAGAGTAGATGCGAAAATTCGACAGTTGAAAGGGAGACTACATAAAAAGAAAGTATAA